The proteins below come from a single Sorghum bicolor cultivar BTx623 chromosome 4, Sorghum_bicolor_NCBIv3, whole genome shotgun sequence genomic window:
- the LOC8073906 gene encoding protein DETOXIFICATION 49, giving the protein MSSCAGATVALRDAAEEALNASLLSKADVRLPVEDVPPVLTSKPPGRFARAVKEAWSVSLSVTFPMMPSMSAGAAGAEARSILGLALPMILTGLLLYLRSMISMLFLGRLGGLALAGGSLAIGFANITGYSVLSGLAMGMEPICGQAFGAGHYELLGVTTQRAVLMLLAAAVPIGGLWVHIRPLLLLCGQDAGIAAVAETYILASLPDLLLQAFLHPVRIYLRTQSINLPLTLCAALAIALHLPINYVLVSVLGLGISGVALASVLANLNLLLFLLAYILFKGVHKRTGGLALSAESFRGWGELVSLALPSCVSVCLEWWWYEIMILLCGLLANPQATVASMGILIQTTSLIYIFPSSLGFGVSTRVSNELGANRPDHAGRAATVGLMLGFAFGGVASAFAYLVRGAWATMFTADPAIVALTASVLPILGACELGNCPQTTGCGVLRGSARPKDAASINLRSFYLVGTPVALVLAFWYHYDFQGLWLGLLAAQATCVVRMLLVIGRTDWAAEAKRAQQLTGAGTVEETKDKESSGKGSHASKVTAAGGDEELGLPIDVVIERPKDQC; this is encoded by the coding sequence ATGTCGTCTTGCGCCGGCGCCACGGTGGCGCTCCGGGATGCCGCCGAGGAGGCCCTCAACGCCTCTCTGCTCTCCAAAGCGGACGTCCGGCTACCGGTGGAGGACGTGCCGCCGGTGCTCACGAGCAAGCCGCCAGGCCGGTTCGCCAGGGCGGTGAAGGAAGCCTGGTCCGTCTCGCTGTCCGTCACATTCCCCATGATGCCGTCCATGTCGGCCGGCGCCGCGGGCGCGGAGGCGCGGTCCATCCTGGGCCTCGCGCTGCCGATGATCCTCACGGGCCTGCTCCTCTACCTCCGCTCCATGATCTCGATGCTCTTCCTCGGTCGCCTCGGCGGGCTGGCGCTCGCCGGCGGCTCCCTCGCCATCGGCTTCGCCAACATCACGGGATACTCTGTGCTGTCCGGGCTCGCCATGGGCATGGAACCAATCTGCGGGCAGGCCTTCGGCGCGGGCCATTACGAGCTCCTCGGCGTCACCACGCAGCGCGCCGTGCTGATGCTGCTCGCGGCCGCCGTGCCCATCGGCGGCCTGTGGGTGCACATCCGGCCTCTGCTCCTGCTCTGCGGCCAGGACGCCGGCATCGCCGCGGTCGCCGAGACATACATTCTTGCCTCCCTACCGGACCTACTCCTCCAGGCGTTCCTCCACCCCGTCCGCATCTACCTCCGGACGCAGTCCATCAACCTGCCGCTCACGCTGTGCGCCGCGCTCGCCATTGCGCTCCACCTCCCCATCAACTACGTGCTCGTCTCCGTCCTCGGCCTCGGCATCAGCGGGGTGGCATTGGCCTCCGTGCTCGCCAACCTCAacctcctcctctttctcttGGCTTACATCCTCTTCAAGGGCGTCCACAAGCGCACCGGCGGCCTCGCGCTCTCGGCCGAGAGCTTCCGCGGCTGGGGCGAGCTCGTCAGCCTCGCGCTGCCGAGCTGCGTCAGCGTCTGCCTCGAGTGGTGGTGGTACGAGATCATGATCCTCCTGTGCGGCCTGCTCGCGAACCCGCAGGCAACGGTGGCCAGCATGGGCATCCTCATCCAGACAACGTCACTCATCTACATCTTCCCGTCCTCGCTCGGCTTCGGCGTCTCGACGCGCGTCAGCAACGAGCTCGGCGCGAACCGGCCCGACCACGCCGGCCGCGCGGCCACGGTCGGCCTCATGCTCGGGTTCGCGTTCGGTGGCGTGGCGTCCGCGTTCGCGTACCTCGTGCGCGGCGCGTGGGCGACCATGTTCACGGCCGACCCGGCGATCGTCGCGCTCACCGCGTCCGTGCTGCCGATCCTGGGCGCTTGCGAGCTCGGCAACTGCCCGCAGACGACCGGCTGCGGCGTGCTGCGGGGCAGCGCGCGGCCCAAGGACGCCGCCAGCATCAACCTCCGGTCCTTCTACCTGGTGGGCACGCCCGTGGCGCTCGTCCTCGCCTTCTGGTACCACTACGACTTCCAGGGCCTGTGGCTGGGCCTCCTCGCGGCGCAGGCGACCTGCGTGGTGCGCATGCTGCTGGTGATCGGGAGGACGGATTGGGCCGCCGAGGCCAAGCGCGCGCAGCAGCTCACCGGAGCAGGCACGGTGGAGGAGACCAAAGACAAAGAGAGCAGCGGCAAGGGCAGTCATGCCAGTAAAGTCACAGCAGCCGGCGGAGACGAGGAGCTGGGCTTGCCTATCGACGTTGTGATCGAGAGACCAAAGGATCAGTGCTGA